The genomic segment GGCCGGACCGAAGGCGACGCCCGTGGACGACCCGCCGATGTTGAAGCCGACGAAGGCGGCGACCAACAGACCGACGACGAGGAGTATTTCGACCACGGACGCACGTTCGGCGGTGTAGTGGATAAGCGTCATCATCCCGCTTCGGCGGCGTCGGACGCGCCGCCGGTCACGCGCCGACGGCCGACCCGACGAGCGAGAGGGCGGCGTTGGCGACGTTCGACGCCGCCGCGAACGCCGTGGAACGACCGGTCGCGGCGACGAGGAGCGAGCCGCTCGGGTCGTCGTCCGGCGCGTTCACTCCGTCGCCGCCTCGATGGCCTGCGACAGGTCGGCGACGATGTCGTCGGCGTCCTCGACGCCGACCGAGAGGCGGACCATGTCGGGCGTGACGCCCGCGGCGACCTGTTCCTCCTCGGTCAACTGCTGGTGGGTCGTCGAGGCGGGGTGGATGACGAGCGTCTTGGCGTCGCCGACGTTGGCGAGCAACGAGGCGAGTTCCACCTCGTTCACCGTCTCGCGGGCCGCCTCGTAGCCGTCGGCGAGGCCGAACGTTATCATGCCGCCGTAGCCGCCGTCGAGGTACTCCGACGCCTCCGCGTGCGTCTCGTGGGACTCCAGACCGGGGTAGTTCACCCACGACACCGCGTCGTGGTCCTCGAGGAACTCCGCGACGGCCATCGCGTTCTCGCAGTGCCGGTCCATCCGCATCGGGAGCGACTCCACCTTCTCCAGCGTGTTCCACGCGTCGAACGGCGACTGGGCGCTCCCCAGGTCGCGCAGGCCGCGGGCGATGGCGGCGTAGGTGAACGCCGCGTCGCCGAACCGTTCCGAGAAGTCGACGCCGTGGTAGGCGGGGTTCGGCTTCGCGATTTCGGGGTAGTCGTCGGCGTACTCGGCCCACGGGAACGACCCGCCGTCGACGAGGACGCCGCCGATGGTGGTGCCCGCCCCGTGAATCCACTTCGTCGTCGACTCCCAGACGAGGTCCGCGCCGTGTTCGAGGGGGCGGCAGAGGTACGGCGTCGCGAACGTGTTGTCCACGAACAGGGGGACGCCGTTGTCGTGGGCCACCTCGGCCAACTTCTCGAAGTCCGGCGTGACCAGCGCGGGGTTGCCGATGGTCTCGACGTGGACGAACGCGGTGTCGTCGTCGATGGCCTCGTCGTAGGCGTCGTAGTCCAGCGTGTCCACGAACTTCGTCGTCACGCCGCGGCGCTCGACGGTGTGCGTCAGGTAGGTGTACGTCCCGCCGTACAGCGACGACGAGGAGACGATGTTGTCGCCCGCCGAGGCGAGGAGGAACGTCGCGAGGTCGAACGCGGCCATCCCGGACGCCGTCGCCGCCGCGCCGACGCCGCCCTCCAGCGAGGCGAGTCGCTCCTGCAGCATCGCCACCGTGGGGTTCATCAGCCGCGAGTAGATGTAGCCCTCCTTCTCCAGGGCGAACTGGCTCGCGGCGTCCTCGGCGTCGTCGAAGACGTAGGAGGTGGTCTGGTAGATGGGCGGCGCGCGCGAACCCGTCGCGGCGTCCGGTTCCTGTCCCGCGTGGAGACTCCGCGTGCTGAAGCCGGGCGTCTCGGTATCGTCGTCTGCGTCGTCGGACATACGGTGCACGACGCACGAGGCGGTGTTAAAACGGGCTGTCGGCTGCAAGACCCGCCGGACTCGGTGACGCGAGCGACCCGACGGCTTCTGACGCGACCGACCCGTCGACGGCGACGACGCCGCGGGCGGCCCGTTCAGGCCGCGTCCGGGCGGTGTCCGTTCAGCGACGCGCCGGCGAAGAACAGGACGAGACCGACCGCGAGGACGGCCAGCGCGACGGGCCACGCGAGGAGGGGGAGCGCGAGGACGACGAACCCGACGACGGCGAGGAGGCCGCCGACGGAGACGGCCGCGGCCCGTCCCCGCCCCGCGACGACGGCGAGGCCGACGACGGCGAGGAGGACGCCGCCGACGCCGAGAAGGTCGAACGCCGTCAACGGCCCGACCGTATCCGGTCGGGTGCCCAGCGTGAAGTTCGGCGCGGCGGCGACGAGTCCGAAGTAGGCGACGGCGGCGCCGACGAGGGCGACGACGAACCCGCCGACGCGACCGAGAGAGCGAGCGAGCGACATACCGGGACGGTCGGCCGGGGACGGCAAAGTCGCTTCGGGTCGGGGGTGGGCAGGACGGCGTGGGTCACACCGCGCGGCGCGCCGACGGCGACTACCGACTGAACAGCGAGGAGTGGACGGGCGCGAAGTCCCGGTCGTCGGGGAGCGACTCGGGTTCCTCCTCGGTGTCGTGGACCGACCGCCCTTCGACGCCCGATTCGAGGAAGTCCCGGACCGGCGGGCCGACCTTCTCCGGTTCGACGAGGAAGGCGTCGTGGCCGTGGTCGGACTCGACGACGTGGTGGGCGACGGGGACGGACGTCTCGCGGAACGACTCCGCGAGCGACTCGGCCTGTTCGGTCGTGAAGTGCCAGTCGCCCGTGAAGGAGAGCAGGAGCGCCTCGCCCTCGAAGGCGGCCACCGCGTCGGCGTCGTCCTCGTAGCCCTCCGAGAGGTCGTAGTCGTCCATCGCGCGCGTGAGGTAGAGGTAGGAGTTGGCGTCGAACCGTTCGACGAACTTCTCGGCCTGGTAGTCGAGGTACGACTCCACGTCGCGGTAGGGGAAGAACGACGCCGCCGGGTCGGTCGGGAACGAGTCGCGTTGGGCGTCGCGGCCGGCGGCGCGGCGGCCGAACTTCCGCTCCATCGACGCCTTCGAGAGGTACATCACGTGGCCGAGTTGGCGCGCGAGTGCGAGGCCGTCATCCGGCGTCTTCCCCCCGTCGGACGAGTCCGACGACCCGTCCGACTCGGTGCCCTCGTCGGAGACGCCGTAGTAGTCGCCGCCGTTCCAGTTCGGGTCGGTGGTGATGGCGCGGCGGGCGATGGCGTCGAGAGCGAGACACTGCGGGTCCAGACGCCCGGCGGTGGCGACGGCCAGCAGGTAGCGCACGTCGTCGGGGTAGCGCTGGACCCAGTCGAGGGCGTTCATGCCGCCGACGCTCCCCCCGACGACGGCGTGCAGGCGGCCGACGCCGAGTTCGTCGAGGAGGAGTCGCTGCGAACGCGTCCAGTCGCCCACGGTGACCGGCGGGAAGTCGGTGCCGTAGGGGTCGCCGTCGGGTCCCTCCGAGGCCGGTCCGGTCGTCCCGTAGCAGGACCCGGGGACGTTCGCGCAGACGACGTAGTACTCGTTCGTGTCGATGGCCTTGCCGGGGCCGACGATGTCGTTCCACCACGCGCGGGCCTGCCCGGCCGTGTCGGAGCCGTAGCCCGCGACGTTCTGACTGCCGGTGAGGGCGTGGCAGACGAGGACGGCGTTGTCGCCGGTGAACTCGCCGTAGGACTCGTAGGCGACTTCGAGCGAGGGAATCTCCACGCCGCACTCGAAGTCGAACGCGCCGAGGTCGACCGTGCCGCTATCGGTCTTCACGCCGGACGCACCTCCGTCGGGCGCGCCGTCGCGGCGGGCGCGTGCGTCGTGACCGCGGCTATCATCGCGCCGCCTCCGCGGCCCGCCGAATCGAGCGGTCCAAGTCGGCGATTACGTCCGCGGCGTCCTCGATGCCGACCGAGAGGCGCAGCATGTCGGGGCCGACGCCCGCGGCGCGTTGCTCGTCGGCGCTCAACTGCGCGTGCGTCGTCGAGGCGGGGTGGATTATCAGCGTCTTCGCGTCGCCGATGTTGGCGAGGAACGAGGCGAGTTCGGTGTTCTCGCAGGTGGCCTTGGCCGCCTCGAAGCCGTCTGCGAGGCCGAACGTCACCATGCCGCCGTACCCTCCCTCCAGATACTCCGTCGCCTCCGCGTGCGTCTCGTGGTCCTCGAACCCGGGGTACGACACCCACGCCACGTCGTCGTGGTCGCGGAGGAACGTCGCCACCTCGCGGGCGTTCGCGCAGTGTTTCTCCATCCGAAGCGGGAGCGTCTCCAGTCCCTGCAGCGTCTGCCACGCGTCGAACGGCGACTGCTGGTTGCCGAGCGTCCGCAGCGACCGCTGTCTGGCGGCCGCCGCGAACGCCCGGTCGCCGAACCGCTTCACGAAGTCGACGCCGAACGCCGGGTTCTCCCCGGACAGTTCGTCGTAGTCGGCGTGCTCCCACGGGAACGTCCCGCCGTCGACGAGGACGCCCCCGACCGTCGTCCCCGACCCGTGAATCCACTTCGTCGTGGACTCCCAGACGATGTCCGCGCCGTGTTCGATGGGGCGACAGAGGTACGGGGTCGCGAACGTGTTGTCCACGACCAGCGGTGCGCCGGCCGCGTGGGCCACGTCGGCCAGTCGCTCGAAGTCCGGCGTCTTCAGCGAGGGGTTGGCGATGGTCTCGACGTGGACGAACGCGGTGTCGTCGTCGACGGCGTCGGCGTAGCCGTCGTAGTCCAGCGTGTCCACCACGCGCGTCTCGACGCCCCGCCGCGTCGCCATCTTCGTGAGGTACGTCGAGGTGCCGCCGTACATGTCCGCCGAGGCGACGACGTTGTCGCCCGCGGAGGCGAGGATGCTCGTCGCGGCGTCGAGGGCGGCCATCCCCGAGGCGGTGGCGACGGCGGCGACGCCCGCTTCGAGGGCGGCGAGCCGGTTCTCGAGCACGCGCGTCGTCGGGTTCGAGATGCGCGAGTAGACGTCGCCCTCCGCATCCAGCGCGTAGAGGTCGGCGGCGTGGTCGGCGTCCTCGAACACGTACGACGTCGTCTGGTAGATGGGCGGCGCGCGCGAACCCGTCGCGGCGTCCGGCTCCTGCCCGGCGTGGAGGCTCCGGGTGTGGAACCCGTGTGTCATATACAACACGCATATTCTTTGAGAGAGATATAACCTGCGGTTACAGCACGGTCGGCCGCGACCCCCCGACCGAAGCCCTTTTTCGCTCCGCCGGGAGTGTCCGACTCATGTCGAGTCAGGCGGGCGTGGAGGACGCCCGAATCGAGGTGGGGTACGACGCCGCGGTGTACGAGCGTCTTCGGGGCGGCGACCCGAACCCCGACGCGGCCGTCCGCGTGGTCTGCGGCGGACGGGTCCTCGTCAGCGGTCGCGACGGCCTCCGCTGGCACTGTGCGCAGTTGGTTCGCGCGCTGGAGCCGTTGTTCGAGGACGAACCCGCGACCGTCGAGTTCTACGAGGCGGACGAGTGCTACCACCTCGTCCCCGACGGCGACGCGGTTCGACTCCGCTGCGAGCGGACGGCCGACGACGGGGACGCCGGACCGTCGGCCGTCGTCGACCGGGAGGCGTTCGTGACGGAACTGCTCCGCACCGTCGAGACGTTCTGCGACGTGGTCGTCGGCGCGAACCCGGCGCTCGCCGACGAGGTGGCCGAGGTACGCGAACGCGCCGGCGACGCCCGCGTCGCCGCCGCCGGCTTCGGCGACTGGGGCCTCCCGGTCCGACTCCTCGATACGGAGCCCGAGACGGCGCACGGCGGCACCGTGTACACGCAGACAGCCGTCCTCGCCGTCGGAGACGCCCGGTTCGGCGCGTTCGACGGCGACGTGCTCGCGGACGAGGAGTCCCGCGACGCGCCCGCCGCCGCCCGACTGTGGCTCTCGGACCCCACCGCCGTCGAACGCGGCGCGGACGTCGGCCTCCACGTCGAACCGAACCCGGACGCACTCGCGTGGCACGACCACGCGTTCTCCGGGGAAGTGGTGGACGTGGCCGACCTCCCCGCGTCGGCGCGGACGCCCTCGGACGACAGCCCGGACCGGCGCGCCCTCCTCCACGTCGGCGCGGGCACCGTCGCGTTCGACCCCGACGCGGTGGCCACCGCGGCCGAGGGGACCGCCGGAGACGACGAACCCCCCGCGGTCACCGTCGGCCAGCGCCTCCGCCTCCGCGCCGCCAGCGTCCACCTGAGCGACGTCGTCGTCACCGACGCCCCGTCGATGGCGGACCGCACGGAGGCGGAACTGAGAGACGCGCTCTCCGACCCGGCGCGTCGGGCCGCGGCCGCGACCGAACTCGCCCGGCGCGACGCGGAGGACGCCGCCGCGGCCATCACCGACTGTCTCCGGACCGACCCGCCGGCCTCTGACCGCCGCGCCCTCGTCCGCGCGCTGGACGTCCTCGCCGACGAGTCGGCCGTGCCGGGACTGATCGAACGGCTGGGCGACGCGGACCCCGACGTGCGACGCGCCGCCGCCGTCGCCCTCGCCACCGTCGGCGACCCGGCGGCGCTGGACCCCCTCTTGGCCGCCGTCCGCTCGGAGTCCGACTCGGCCACGCGGCGCGCCGTCGCCCGCGCCGCCCGCGACGTCGACCCGACGAGGGCGCTCGACCACTTCGCCTCGCTCGTCCGCACCGACAGCGACCCCGCGGTGCGCGAGAGCGTCGTCCGCGTCCTCGGCGGGACCGGCAACGTCCACGCCGAGGCCCTCGTCGTCGAAGCCGTGGACGACCCGGACCCCGACGTCGCCCGCGAGGCCATCTCGGCCGTCCGGTGGTTCACCGACGAACGGCCCGTCGGCGGCCTGCTCCGCCGCCTCGGGGACGACGACCCGACGGTCCGCGTCGCCGCCGCGGACGCCTTCGTCGAACTCGGCGCGCGGGCCGCCCACTACCACGACGGCGACGAACTCTCCGCCGAGACCCGGACGCGCGTGGTCCGCGCGCTCTTAGACCGACTGGACGACGAGAACGCCGCCGTCAGGAGGACGGCGATGGAGGCGCTCGGGTCGCAGGCTCATCCCGAGTCGGTGATGCCGCTCTGTGCGGCCTACGACGACGACGAGGCGTGCCGGCCGGCGGCCGTCGACGCCCTCGGGCGCATCGGCGACCCGCGCGCGATTCCCACCGTCGTCGCCGCACTCGACGACGACGACCCGGGCGTGCGGCGGCGCGCCTGCCGCGCCTGCGCCCGCCTCGGCACGAGTGCGGGCGTCCCCCGCCTCGGCCGCCTCGCGCGGGCCGACCCGCGACTGGCCGTCCGGGTCGAGGCCGTCGAGGCCCTCGGTCACGTCGGCGACGACAGGGACGAGGTGTTCGAGGCGCTGGAGGCCGTCCTCGACGACGGCGAGGCCGACCTGCGCTGGGAGGCGGTGACGGCGCTCGGCCGACTCGACCATCCGCGGGCGCGGTTCGTCCTCCGGCAGGTGGTCGAGGACGACCCCGACGAGTCCGTCAGGGAACGGGCCCGCAGTCGGCTGGAGTGACGCCGGCCTGAACCGGCGAGTCGTCGTCGGACCGCGTTCGCCAGTCTCCTCGACCCCCGTTCGTTCGCCTCCAGATGACTTTTCGCGTCGGAGTCCGACGTGCCGACAATGAGCGACGAGGCGGCCGACGCCGACGGCGAACTGTCGTCCGACGAACTGGAGTACGCCGACCCGGAGAACCCGTACCTCGCGGACCCCGACACCGACTTCGAACCGGTCGAGTCGCTCTCGACCAGTGCGGCCGAGGGGCAGGTTCGCCTCCTCCGCGACGCCGTCCGCGAACACGACTACCGCTACTACGTCGCGGCCGACCCCCTCGTCGCCGACCGGACGTACGACGCCCTGTTCGACCGCCTGCAGGAACTCGAAGACGCGTTCGGCTTCGACGACGAGGCGAGTCCCACCCGGCGCGTCGGCGGGGAACCGCTGGACGAACTCGACACCGTCGAGCACGTCGCGCCGATGCTCTCTATCGACCAGTCCGTCGAGGAGGCGGACGTGCGCGACTTCGACAGGCGCGTCCGGGACGCCGTCGGCGACGTGACCTACGTCTGCGAACCGAAGTTCGACGGCCTCTCGGTCGAAGTCGTCTACGAGGACGGCGAGTACGTCCGCGCGGCCACCCGCGGCGACGGCGAACGCGGCGACGACGTGACCCGACAGGTGCGGACCATCCGTTCGGTCCCCCTGCGACTCCGCGGCGACCACCCGGACTTTCTCGCCGTCCGCGGCGAGGTGTACATGCCGAAGGACGCGTTCCGGGAGTTGAACCGCGAGCGAACCGAGGCGGGCGAGGACGCGTTCGCCAACCCGCGCAACGCCGCCGTCGGCACCCTCAGGCAGTTGGACCCGTCGGTGACCGCCGAGCGACCGCTGGACTGCTTCTTCTACGACGTCCTCGACGCCAGCGAGGTGCCCGACACGCAGACGGAGACGCTGTCTCGACTGGAAACGTGGGGGTTGCGGACGAACGACCGCGTGGCGTCCGCCGACACCATCGACGACGCCGTCGCCTACCGCGACGACCTGATGGCCGACCGGGAGGACCTGAACTACGAGATAGACGGCACCGTCGTCAAGGTGGACCGGCGGGACCACCGCGAGCGACTGGGCGAGACGAGTCGGTCGGTCCGGTGGGCGTTCGCCTACAAGTTCCCCGCCCGGTCGGAGGTGACGACGGTGACGGACGTGGTGGTGCAGGTGGGGCGGACGGGTCGGCTCACCCCCGTCGCCCTGCTGGAACCCGTCGACGTGGGCGGCGTCACCGTCTCGCGGGCGTCGCTACACAACCCCGACGAAATCGAGCGACTGGGCGTGAACGTCGGCGACGAGGTGCGAATCAAGCGCGCGGGCGACGTCATCCCCGACGTGGAGGAGGTGGTCGAGAAGCGTTCGGCGGGGACGTTCGACTTCCCCGACGCGTGCCCGGTCTGCAGCAGTCCGGTCGACCGCGAGGGACCGCTGGCGTTCTGTACCGGCGGGCTGACATGCGAGGCGCAACTGGTGCGCGCCGTCGACCACTACGCGATGCGGGGCGCACTCGACATCGAGGGCCTCGGCGGCGAACGCGTCGAGCAGTTGGTCGACGCCGGCCTCGTCGAGAGCCTGCCGGACCTCTACCGCCTCGAACGCGACGAACTCGCGGAACTGGAGGGCTGGGGCGAGACGAGCGCGGACAACCTCGTGCGCGAGATAGAGGCGGCGAAGTCGCCCTCGCTGTCGAACTTCCTCGTCGGCCTCGGCGTCCCCGAGGTGGGCGGGGCGACTGCGCGCAACCTCGCCCGCGCGTTCGGCAGTCTCGACGCCGTGATGGACGCCTCCACGGAGGAACTGGAGGCCGTCGACGACGTGGGGCCGACCGTCGCCGAGCGGATTCGCGAGTTCTTCGCCAACGAACGGAACCGCGACGCCGTCGCGGAACTGCGGTCGCTCGGCGTCGAACCCGAGACGGAGGCGACGGCGGGCGGCGACGAACTCGACGGCCTCACGTTCGTCTTCACCGGGTCGCTGTCGGTGACGCGGAGCGAGGCGCAGGAACTCGTACAGTCCCACGGCGCGAACGCCACGTCCAGCGTCTCCGGCAACACCGACTACCTCGTCGCCGGCGAGGACCCCGGGCGGTCCAAGCGCGACGACGCCGACGCGAACGACGTGCCGGTGCTGGACGAGGAGGGGTTCGCCGCGTTGCTGGCCGAGAAGGGAATCGACTACCCGCCGGCGTGAGCGGCGACGGCGAGTCGGGGCGACGATGGGCCGGAGCGACGACGACGCGTTCGCTCGGCGGTTCGAGAACGATAACCGACGAGACGAGACGGTCGCCCGCTCAGAGGTCCTCGCGCTGGAAGACGTAGTAGCCGACGACGGTGGGGACGATAATCCACGCCAGCAGGATGGTCATCATCGCGCCGCCGGAGAGGTACGCCGGCACGCCCGCCTCGAGGACCGGCGAGATGACTATCTGCTCGCCCGTCGTCGCGCCGACGAGGCGGGCGCGGGCGGCACCGTAGTACACCTGCGCCGTCAGCGTCTCGTACGTCCGGAGCGGGTTGAGGTACTTCAGGAACAGTCCTATCTTCACCCGCGTGACGTTCTCCAGTGCGCCGGCGCCGGCCTGCTCGAACGCGTAGTTGACGAGCTTCGGGATGCCCTCGGCGATGGGCTTCCAGAGGATGCCGAAGATGAGGTACAGTCCAAGCGTCGCCAGCGTCGCCTCGCGGTTCGAGTCGGCGACGGCGGAGATGCCGAGGCCGACGGAGACGAACGCGATGGCCAGGAGCGCCGTCAGCGCGACCATCGGGACGAACGAGCCGTAGCCGATGCCCGTCCCGGTGGCCACGAGAACGACGAACGCGACCAGAAAGCCCGCGAGGAGGGCGGCGACGACGACGGCGCCGCGGCCGAGCAGTTTCCCGACCACGAGGTCGCGGCGGGAGTTCGGCAGCGACAGGGCGAGCTTTATCGTCCCTGTCTCGCGCTCCTCGGTTATCGACCCGTACGACGTCGAGAGGGCGATGAAGCCGAGGACGAGGGCGAGCAGTCCGGGGAACGAGAGGCTGAAGATACCGAGGTCGACGAAGAAGCCGAACAGGTTCGAGGCGTCCTTCAGTTCGGCGGGCAGGAGGAAGCCGAACGCCAGCAGCGCCGCGCCGCCGACGAACAGGACGAAGAAGGCCGTCGCGCCGTGGAGCCACCGCGAGCGAATCGCGTCGTCGAACTCCTTGCGGGCGACCGCTTGCCACGTCATGCGCGCACCTCCGCCTCGTCGTCCGACTCGTCGGCCGCGTCGTCCTCGGCCGTGCCGTGACCGGTGTACGAGAGGAACAGGTCCTCCAGTGACGCCTCGCGGGTCTCGAAGTCGGTCACCTCCAGTCCCTGCGACTCCAGTTCGGCGATGACGGCCGTCTTGGCGTCGCCGGCGCAGGAGACGACGAGTGCGTCGTCTTCGGCCTCGACGGCGACGGAGCGGACGCCGTCGAGGGCGGTCAGAGCGTCGGCGTCGACGGCGGCGACGTCGCCCGCGACGCTGACCGAGAGCGTCGAGTCGGCGTCGGACTTCGCGCGCAGGCTATCGATGGTGTCGACGGCGACGAGTTCGCCCTCGCGCATGATGCCGACGCGGTCACAGACCGCCTCGACCTGTTCGAGGATGTGGCTGGAGAAGAACACCGTCGTGCCGCGTTCGGCCTCCTCGGCGACGATGTCGCGCATCTCCTTGGCCCCCGCGGGGTCGAGTCCGCTGGAGGGTTCGTCGAGGACGAGGAGGTCGGGGTCGCCGACGAGAGCCATCGCGAGGGCGAGGCGTTGACGCATCCCCTTCGAGTAGCCCCCGGCCTTCCGACCGGCGGCGTCGGCGAGTCCGACCCGGTCGAGGACGGTTTCGACCGCCGCGTCGGCGTCGTCGAGGCCCTTCGACTCGGCGGCGAACGCCACGTGTTCGCGGCCGGTGAGGCGGTCGTACACGTCGAATCCTTCGGGGAGGACACCGGTTCGAGCGCGGACCTCGACGCTCTGGTCGTGGGCGTCGAAACCGAGGACGCGTATCGTTCCTGCCGTCGGGCGAACGAAGTCGAGGAGCATGTTGATGGTCGTGGACTTCCCCGCTCCGTTCGGACCGAGGAAACCGAACACTTCGCCTTCCTCGACCGTCAGCGAGAGGTCCCTGACCGCGGTAACGTCGTCGGAACGCTCGGCGTCCCGGGCGGCGTCGACGAGGCGTGAGAGTCTCCCACCCTCCTCGAACCGCTTTGTCACCGCGTCGAGTTCGATGGCGGCCATGGGCGTGGGTAGTCAGGTCCCGGGATAAAGTGTTTGGTGCGAGAATCAAGCCTGAGACTGACGACCCGCCGGCCGGCGGTGCGGTCGGTCAGAGTTCGTCGTCGGGCGCGTGCGCCGCCCGGACGCGTTCGACCTCCTCCCGGTAGCGGTCGCGCGTCGCCTCGTCGTCGACTGGTTCGAGGTCCGACGCCGCCACCGTCGTCGCGGCGGTGGTCTCCACGTCGCGTTGGCGCATGATGGTCGCGGATATCTGCTTGCGCCGCACGCGCCCGCCGTCCGGCGTCGCGTACACGAGGTCGATGAGGCCGCGGTCGGTGTACGTCCGTTCGACCAGCCAACAGCGAACCGTCTCCGCCGCGTCGGTGTCCGAGTCGCTCATACCGTCGCCTCGGTCAGCGGACGTTTGTAGCTACCGACGGGACCTGTCTTCGGGTGTGAAATAGAGATTCGTCGTGAGTAAACGTTATCTACTACTAGTTCAGTTGACACCATAGAGATGGGGACGGAAGCCTTGAATACGCTGTACGAACTGCTGTCGTCCGAGCGACGGCGTCTGGCGCTCGGGGCCCTGATCGACGCAGAGACCCCGCTCGTCAGAGAGGAACTCGCGCGGCGAATCGCAGTTCGTCGGGACGGCCGGGACGCCGAGGCGGCGAGCGAGACGGCCGTGAACGAGGTGGCCATCTCGCTCGGCCACGTCCACCTGCCGAAACTGGTGGCCGGCGGACTGGTGGACCGGACCGGTGACGACCGGTACGGCGTGACCGAACTGGGACGGTCCGCCGAGTGCGCCGCGTGCGCGTTCGAGACCAGTCTGGCGAGCGACGTCGAGGCGTTCGACGGCGAGTTGCGCCCCTCGGCCGCGCGTCGCGCCGTCTCCCTCGAGCGAGACGACGACTGCTGACCGCCGCGCGTCAGCCTCAAGCCCGTCGGGCCAGTACCCCGTGTGATGGACGCGAGCGACGTTCGCGAACGCGCGGCCGGCCTGCCGACGGGCCCCGGCGTCTACCAGTTCCTCGACGGCGACACCGTCCTCTACGTCGGGAAGGCCGTCGACATCCGCGCGCGGGTCAGGTCCTACGCCGACCCGCGGGGCGAACGCATCCGGCAGATGGTCGAACGCGCGGGGGCCATCGACTTCGCCGTCACGGACACGGAGACGCAGGCACTCCTCCTCGAAGCGAACCTCGTCAAGCGACACCAACCCCGGTACAACGTCCGCCTGAAGGACGACAAGTCCTACCCGCTGGTCCAACTCACCGACCACGCCGTCCCCCGAATCGAGGTGACGCGCGACCCCGAGGAGGGCGCGACGGTGTTCGGCCCGTACACCGACAAGGGGCGCGTCGAGACGGTGGTGAAGGCGCTCCGCGAGACGTACGGCGTCCGCGGGTGTTCGGACCACAAGTACGCCAATCGGGACCGACCCTGTCTCGACTACGAGATGGGGCTGTGTACCGCCCCCTGCACGGGCGAAATCTCCGAGGACGCGTACCGCGACGACGTGGAGAGCGTCGTGCGGTTCTTCGAGGGCGAGACGGGCGTGCTGGCGGACCCCCTCCGGCGGGAGATGGAGGCGGCGGCGCAGGCGGAGAACTTCGAGCGCGCGGCGAACACCCGCGACAGACTCGAAGCCGTCGAGTCGTTCCACGGCGCGGGCGAGGAAGCCGTCGCGTCGCAGTCGGACGAACGCGCGGTGGACGTTCTCGGCGTCGCCATCGAGGGGGACGCGGCCACCGTCGCGCGCCTGCACAGCGAACGCGGCCAACTCGTCGACCGGTCGCGCCACCGCCTCGACGCGCCCGAGGGCGGCGAGCGGTCGGCGGCCGTCCTGTCGGCGTTTCTGACCCAGTACTACGCCGAACGGGAGTTGCCCGACGCCGTCCTCCTGTCGGAACGGCCGGACGACGACGACGTGGTGGAGTGGCTGAACGTCGAGGGCGTGCGCGTCGGCGTCCCCGGCGCGGGCCGGGAGGCGAAACTGGTCGACTTGGCGCTGAAGAACGCCCGCCGCGGGCCGACGCGGGACGACGGCCTCGCCGCACTCGGGGAGCGACTCGGCACCGCTCGACCCGCGCGCATCGAGGGGTTCGACGTGAGCCACGCGCAGGGGAAGGCCGTCGTCGGCAGCGACGTCTGCTTCGTCGAGGGCGACGCCGAGAAGGCCGACTACCGCCGGAAGAAACTGCCCGAGCGCAACGACGACTACGACAACATGCGGGCGCTGATTCGCTGGCGCGCCGAACGCGCCGTCGAGGGGCGCGACGACAGGCCGGACCCGGACCTCCTGCTCGTCGACGGCGGCGACGGGCAACTCCGGGCGGCGACG from the Halogeometricum rufum genome contains:
- a CDS encoding O-acetylhomoserine aminocarboxypropyltransferase/cysteine synthase family protein, producing MSDDADDDTETPGFSTRSLHAGQEPDAATGSRAPPIYQTTSYVFDDAEDAASQFALEKEGYIYSRLMNPTVAMLQERLASLEGGVGAAATASGMAAFDLATFLLASAGDNIVSSSSLYGGTYTYLTHTVERRGVTTKFVDTLDYDAYDEAIDDDTAFVHVETIGNPALVTPDFEKLAEVAHDNGVPLFVDNTFATPYLCRPLEHGADLVWESTTKWIHGAGTTIGGVLVDGGSFPWAEYADDYPEIAKPNPAYHGVDFSERFGDAAFTYAAIARGLRDLGSAQSPFDAWNTLEKVESLPMRMDRHCENAMAVAEFLEDHDAVSWVNYPGLESHETHAEASEYLDGGYGGMITFGLADGYEAARETVNEVELASLLANVGDAKTLVIHPASTTHQQLTEEEQVAAGVTPDMVRLSVGVEDADDIVADLSQAIEAATE
- the metX gene encoding homoserine O-acetyltransferase MetX, with the protein product MKTDSGTVDLGAFDFECGVEIPSLEVAYESYGEFTGDNAVLVCHALTGSQNVAGYGSDTAGQARAWWNDIVGPGKAIDTNEYYVVCANVPGSCYGTTGPASEGPDGDPYGTDFPPVTVGDWTRSQRLLLDELGVGRLHAVVGGSVGGMNALDWVQRYPDDVRYLLAVATAGRLDPQCLALDAIARRAITTDPNWNGGDYYGVSDEGTESDGSSDSSDGGKTPDDGLALARQLGHVMYLSKASMERKFGRRAAGRDAQRDSFPTDPAASFFPYRDVESYLDYQAEKFVERFDANSYLYLTRAMDDYDLSEGYEDDADAVAAFEGEALLLSFTGDWHFTTEQAESLAESFRETSVPVAHHVVESDHGHDAFLVEPEKVGPPVRDFLESGVEGRSVHDTEEEPESLPDDRDFAPVHSSLFSR
- a CDS encoding O-acetylhomoserine aminocarboxypropyltransferase/cysteine synthase family protein is translated as MTHGFHTRSLHAGQEPDAATGSRAPPIYQTTSYVFEDADHAADLYALDAEGDVYSRISNPTTRVLENRLAALEAGVAAVATASGMAALDAATSILASAGDNVVASADMYGGTSTYLTKMATRRGVETRVVDTLDYDGYADAVDDDTAFVHVETIANPSLKTPDFERLADVAHAAGAPLVVDNTFATPYLCRPIEHGADIVWESTTKWIHGSGTTVGGVLVDGGTFPWEHADYDELSGENPAFGVDFVKRFGDRAFAAAARQRSLRTLGNQQSPFDAWQTLQGLETLPLRMEKHCANAREVATFLRDHDDVAWVSYPGFEDHETHAEATEYLEGGYGGMVTFGLADGFEAAKATCENTELASFLANIGDAKTLIIHPASTTHAQLSADEQRAAGVGPDMLRLSVGIEDAADVIADLDRSIRRAAEAAR
- a CDS encoding HEAT repeat domain-containing protein, with product MSSQAGVEDARIEVGYDAAVYERLRGGDPNPDAAVRVVCGGRVLVSGRDGLRWHCAQLVRALEPLFEDEPATVEFYEADECYHLVPDGDAVRLRCERTADDGDAGPSAVVDREAFVTELLRTVETFCDVVVGANPALADEVAEVRERAGDARVAAAGFGDWGLPVRLLDTEPETAHGGTVYTQTAVLAVGDARFGAFDGDVLADEESRDAPAAARLWLSDPTAVERGADVGLHVEPNPDALAWHDHAFSGEVVDVADLPASARTPSDDSPDRRALLHVGAGTVAFDPDAVATAAEGTAGDDEPPAVTVGQRLRLRAASVHLSDVVVTDAPSMADRTEAELRDALSDPARRAAAATELARRDAEDAAAAITDCLRTDPPASDRRALVRALDVLADESAVPGLIERLGDADPDVRRAAAVALATVGDPAALDPLLAAVRSESDSATRRAVARAARDVDPTRALDHFASLVRTDSDPAVRESVVRVLGGTGNVHAEALVVEAVDDPDPDVAREAISAVRWFTDERPVGGLLRRLGDDDPTVRVAAADAFVELGARAAHYHDGDELSAETRTRVVRALLDRLDDENAAVRRTAMEALGSQAHPESVMPLCAAYDDDEACRPAAVDALGRIGDPRAIPTVVAALDDDDPGVRRRACRACARLGTSAGVPRLGRLARADPRLAVRVEAVEALGHVGDDRDEVFEALEAVLDDGEADLRWEAVTALGRLDHPRARFVLRQVVEDDPDESVRERARSRLE